Below is a genomic region from Vanessa tameamea isolate UH-Manoa-2023 chromosome 14, ilVanTame1 primary haplotype, whole genome shotgun sequence.
TCGAGGTTATTCATatgacaaataaaacataatagatAAAACGTATCGTGAATGATTTTGTTTActcattaataagaaaaattacgCAAACTTTTTCGCTTTTCGACATAAAAAGCCAACAAATGGTACTAGACAAGGTTGTGGCATTAGTAAACAGACATTATTTCAATGTATCATTATCTTATTTAAGATTTTAGCATACCAGGTAGAGCGTAGAAAGAGGACAGCAAGGCGccttagaaaatataaatctatctatATTGACATcgataataaattcttatatcTACGTACGTGAAAAAAATAcacggaaataaataaatatcgtgcaaaacaattaattttttttctaaggaTATTTACAATAAAGTCTTAATCCAAACCTGGAATATGAGCGAGATAGTTTAATTAATGTCCCCAGGAATTTATAGATGTGATCACATGCTTGGTAGAGGTTTGACGACTTGCAATGCTTATGGGCAgatgtgaccacttaccatcgagtGGCCAATGACTTATCTTTCACCAAGCTGAAtgacattacaattatattaatagctttAAGGTGTAGGGTACTGGGagctcatttatttttaaatattgcctggttttcattaaaaaaagagccgagatggcccagtggttagaacgcgtgtatcttaaccgatgattttgggttcaaacccaggcaagcaccactgattttcatgttcttaatttgtgtttataattcatctcgtgctcgtgtctaacttcaacgaaattctgccacatgtgtattccaccaacccgcatttgagcagcgtggtggaatatgctccaaaaccttctcctcaaaagggaggggaggccttagcccagcagtgggaaatttacaggctgccaatgtatataattaaaaaatattgtttcttttattattagcaCCTTAATACTATAATGGACAACGTTAGTGtctaaaattttcaaatcaGCAGTGCAATACTGTTAGAATTTCATTCGTAGCTCAATTGGGGATAGTTGACTATCGAaatacagtgatacgccattttgatacgtgtatcatataaattttataattacaatagtcAATGTTACATATCATTCGGATATTTTCGATATTCTTTTTACAGAATGCCTCTAcaggataaatataaattaaaatattattgaaataatctcTCTTCCCGGCTATCAGGGACGCATAGGTTAATTGGTGAACGATCTTGGGCTGAACACTTAAATTCAACAGATTCTGTATttcattccattttttttattattagtacaatCACCAAGTACTCTTATTTCTGCTGCTTTAGAAAGGCGGTTACAATCGTTTCACCTTGCGAAGGTCGTTCCGATGATCTTCACttcgcaaatataataaaaacgcaatcatttatttaattatttatttatttatcgcaaaagagcgtactcattcctaaaaggccggcaacgcacctgcaacccccctggtgttgcagatgtccatgggcggtggtaatcactttccatcaggtgagcctactgctcgtttgccccctataacataaaaaaaaataacagtggaACACTACGTCTGTTTATACCCTTATCTTTTGCTTCGAGAATTCCTACCCATAGCTATTTTAGTAATGGTTACCTACTCAAGGTACgccttattataatttttctgcGTCCTACAGGTCAATTGGTCATAATTGCCAGAGTAGGTTGACTATTGAAAAAAtgtctttgtatataatttataaatatctgtcAATTTCACTTGAATGTAAAGTTAAATTACCTGAAGAAATTTGTAAGAGCACCTTGTGATACAACCATAGTGATATTTTCTAGTAAATTTTTGCCATcgccttttttataattattatattgaggCGGCGAGAAATTGGTCTGTCAGCCTGGACCACCTGAaggtggtcaccacagccctaGACattcgctgtaagaaatattaaccattccttacattgacaatacgccaccaaccttgggagttagATGTTATGACGTCCCTTGTGTGATGTGTCTGTAGTTAAGCTTGAAACAAAAcgaagtattactgtttgacggtagaatatctgatgattagCTGAGTGGGTTACTCAGTCAATCATCAGACGCCCTTTTTTATGGATTTAAAGATAGCTGTCGTCTTAcaggtaatataatttttgctaaaattaaaatgtcgcGAGCATCAAAGAAATTCTATTTGTATATAcaaggttattggtaattcgacgtattcccgttaggtgataggggtgattatttgcgataatttaaacCCCCATATACATGATGAAAAAGTGAACCATATTTGAGttttcacgttttttagattttttcaaaataagccaaaaatgcaacttaaaaaatttatttaaaaaaaaagtatcaattaaaatctatttttttcttctgatttataaaaacgaataaacactggttatttgttaatattaaaacaataattatcggtccaaattaaaaatgcgagacggaaaaagatattatttcaatattaaaaaaaaaaaatccacaagtttgtaactcttttttttttaaatacctttaatatatgataaaaaaacccACACGCATAGCTTTATCTTCGTATTTGGCCTTTACTAAATCTTAGAATTCGCCAATGAAAAAGGAAACCTTGACCCTGTTTATGGAAAACTGGTTATGTACTTATCCGTCGTATGAGAATTCAGCCTAATGTCAAAAGAATGAGACCTAATTAAGcgataaaaaacaatatgttaAGGCTATGGTTTGTAAGTGAGAACTAAGTCTAAAATAGTTAGACTTacgtgaaatatttataatatttattcggtTGACAAACATATTATTACTGTCGCGcgttgtatatttaaacaagccGTATTTACTTTGTACAACAATCGGCTCACGAGTTTGTTTTACATTAGAACAATTgtgtttttaagtattattcatTGTAAGGGGAGGTTTAAAGGCAAAGGCGATCGTGGTGGTTGGTTCCACTATGCACCCTGCACCGGTTTGATTGACATAATTACGAGTAGGCAGGTAGAGAGTCGGGGGGAATCAGTCGAGCCGCGTCCGCCGCACGTAGTGGCCGTGTTGTGTGTGAACGTAACGTCGGAACCGGCCCGAATGCCGGGGAACCAGTCGAAGCGATGGCGGTCCGCGGCGTGAGAGCTGCGCTATGTTGAAGCATGCACAGCGGCCGCCTGCGGCGAATGATGCCGACCACCGCTACCAGAACATGCCGCGGCGGCCGCACCACCACCTCCCGCTCAATGTCTCCACTCTGGACTCCTCCAAACACTCTGTTGGAGGCACATCGGCCAGCGTCAGTCCTGGAGCCCAGTCGCCTACTACCGTCGCCCCCATGCCTGTAGTAACACCTGTACCGGTCGCATCTCCCCCGAAACTTGCCAACGGAACGGCTACCGGTGTTCAACCCAGCAGGCCTGCTCTCACGCGGGCGAGGAGCACGCGGGCCGCAACCGAGGAAGCTTTGACATCGTTAGCCTTACTGTGCCTCGTTAGTTTACTCTTGGCTTTACTAGCTTTACTTTTCCTACTGAAGATATCCGCGCCCGCGACAAGTGCTCCCGAGGAATTCGCAGTGGTGTACGAAGTGACGTTAGCTTTGTGCGCGTTGACGCTATCATTGAACCTCTGCTGTCTGCTAGTGTGTGCTATCCAGTTCCTGTTTGCGGTGAAGTTGGTGCACTCCCCCTCGGCACCTAACGGCCGGTGAGTTGGTATTTGCACATCAATCAATCCGTGCTCTCTAGAGCCGGCCTCCAATATTATCCGTTAAAATACCTCAGAACCGGTTTCGCTGATTACGTTCCAGTATGTtaagatacaataaaatgacaGTGCTCGAGGAATTcgtacagaataatttaaatatttaactttgtttCACATTACGCTTCAGTTTTATCTCGACTGATGTTGTAAAAGCTGTGTAATACAGGTTATCACTTACACAACACGTAATTTCACAAAGATTATAACGGCGTTTATTGGATAAGTTTTTTGGCCACGGATTGACGATTGATTATTGACTCtgatatcttataaataataacagttcATAACTGTTTGCGATGTAGCGTCAGCAATCGACGTCGAATCATGTGaatatgaaattcaaatttaaaattaccggtttctttataatatttaataggttTTGTGTTGATTGTATCGAAGTTCTATGagacatgttttttttctgtCGTAGGCAGGTGTTAACGGTCCCTGGCAGTTATTTGTGAATGGTCCGATAAAAAATGTTCCGCGTTCAACCGTTGATGTTGATAATATATAAGCACGCgcttgatattatatattgctaTCAAATCTTCTTTATatatgactttttatttttggttgATCATTTTCAtaagtcataaaaaatacaggaacagaacattataatatgtatattaaattacaaaaaaaaaaaaatcatattttacaatacaattaaaaaagtctAGAATAATagtttatgtacataattataaatttattttcgtctACAAACCATAGAATGGAACTAAAATCgtcatttaatgataaaatgctCACAGTGATAGAATAAAAGTTATCATAACCGCACGTTTCTATCAACACGAAcctataaaaacgaaatatctATACAGAAAGACGTACAAACGGACGGAGTACCGGTGCTCGGCTTCCGTACTGATTATAGCTGTGTCTTGTGACCGCATAGCGAAGGGTGCAAAGGAATAGTGCAGATCAAGTTTAGGGCTTCTAGGTCTATATATAGCAAAATAAgtgtattacattaaaaaagacttcaattttattttgtatactattttaaactattataataattttagaacattaaaacattacgtacttttttttatattgctagtctaaaaatattatcgacGATAACATCGAATCGAACTTACAATATAACTAAAGTTCGATtgaaaatcgattaaaataattataatcgataatgtttttgattttcagctaataaataatttaaagaatcaatgaaaataaataggcGGGAGGAAtggaaattgataaaattaaatttaataaaattattaattattaaacgatAACGTTGAGATAGTTAActcaatcattattataaactttattacctTTCAATTcagttatataaaagtaattgtaacttaattaaaataattaagttacgcttaataaataaaatctattctagtttttttttaacttatctaattattttacGGTATTTTCACTGCTATAACTTAATTATTGATTTGTACTTAAATTCAATTCTTTATCTGTGCTTGTTACCGTAAATTGTGTTTTGACAGTTAATTGACAAATTTGTTTCTTTGACATTGTAGCATCGTAgtattggtaatatttttttcaaaatgttattattaaatattatcacataCCTATTTGTGATCCTACCTGTGATACCTATATGAGTTAAGAAAATTATCGTAGTGTATTCGTATATTGGCAAAAAATATAggtacacaataataattacaaaacacgaATGCTCTTATGAAATAacgacttaaatttaatttaattttatataagcgaTAAAATAAGGtcaaatgcaatttaaataaaacgaaaacattaaaaaaaaactaaaactaagtTATACCTCAGAATTCATCTTAAACCTATAAGACACTCTGAACtctgaagttaaaaaaataaaaaaatatatatgtaaaagtgttattgacaatttttattgatttcaaattgttttttttaatgtattaacattaaaaaaaatccttataggTATTTGTGATTAAACTAAGCCTAGTTATATCATGTTACTTaagttaataaacatattatgtataatacttcGTTGGCAGTCATTTGCGTCTCACAGGAGCTTTATAACCGTGCCTCGGAGTGTATGTTAAGCCACATCTTCCGGTTGCTATCACAAACGCCGTAAACtaagataaaatgtttatatataacaatgttcTCCTAACCGAATTTCGGCAACGGCGGACAATCTTAGTACTGAAGTCTGTGCGCAAACATGTGTACCCGCTCTAATTCATAACCCTCATAATCTAATGGGCGTCGATTCGACACGATCGGAGAGCTATCAGTCGCAGAATCATCGACTTTATGTGATTTACGAGTGGAGT
It encodes:
- the LOC113398523 gene encoding uncharacterized protein LOC113398523 gives rise to the protein MLKHAQRPPAANDADHRYQNMPRRPHHHLPLNVSTLDSSKHSVGGTSASVSPGAQSPTTVAPMPVVTPVPVASPPKLANGTATGVQPSRPALTRARSTRAATEEALTSLALLCLVSLLLALLALLFLLKISAPATSAPEEFAVVYEVTLALCALTLSLNLCCLLVCAIQFLFAVKLVHSPSAPNGRSNKYLQKSAITRVCAVGGFFISIPVFLTGIILYTFIQFHSTPAIVTSVFIGVGIVFCGCAMVHNVFVWQKEKTNLVKAFRTPDLNTTNMNTSNGMIMGNGHLNNTGGNLSFHSMSAAPYTHPITLLQQGGPYIIRPPTSTPPGGAGEATPGVPAATVDLSHDAHELSTLV